Within the Streptomyces sp. YIM 121038 genome, the region CGCGCAAGGCCGGCCGGGCCCTGGTGTTCGGCGGGGCGTTCAGCGGGGTGTTCTGCGTCCTGGTCGTGCTGGCCTCCGGCCTGCCCACCGCCGTCGCCGTCACCGTCCTGACCGCGGGCGTCATCGCGTCCATCGCCGCCGAACTGCTCACGGCGGCCGCGGAGATGGAGCTGACGATGACCCTCGCGCCGGAGCACGCCAAGGGCCAGTACCTCGGCCTGTCGCAGAGCACCCTCACCGCGGGCCTCGCCGTCGGCCCTTCGGTGGCGACCCTCGCGTGCGTCACCTGGGGGCAGGCCGGCTGGCTGCTGCTCGCCGCCCTGTTCACCGCGGCCGGGGCAGCGGGCCCGGCCATCACGGGCTGGGCCCGACGCACCAGGTCGTGAACGCGAAGCGGCCCCGGGGAGAACCCCGGGGCCGCTGTGACCTCACCCGTCACGTCAGCGCGCCACGTGACGGGAGACGGCCCCGGCGCCCGCCATCACGGCCCCGGCACCCGCCGCCACGGCCGCCGCGTCAGCCGAGCTTCTCGCCGTACACGTGGCTGACCGGCATCGTCATCAGGACCCTGCGGTCGGCGACCATCACCGCGCGGTACTCGTCCCAGTCCGGGTGCTCGCCCGCCGCGGCCCGGTAGTAGCGGACCAGGGCCTCGACCTCGGGCCCGTACGGGTCGGTGCCGGGCCCGGTGAGGGTCACGGTGCCCTCGGCGGTGGCCCAGGACCGGCCGTCGGGGCTGGTGACCTCAAGGGCGGCGCGCGGATCCCGGCGCAGGTTGGCCGTCTTGGCCCGCCCCTCGGTCATCGACACGTGGACGACGTCGGCCTCCTGGTCGTAGTAGGGCATGACGGGGGAGAGCTGGGGGCGGCCGTCCGACTTGATCGTGGCGAGGACGCCGAGCCGGCTCTCCGCGAGCAGCGCGCGCGGGGCGAAGGGGGTGTCAGTCATGTCTGAAGCCAAGGCGCGGAGCGGGTTCCCTATTCCTGCCGGGTGAGGTCCTTGCGCCGGGCGGCGGGGCACCACGGTCCTCCGGAGCGCCACGCGCGTGACGCCGTGTGCTTCCGTGCGCTCCCCGCCCGGTCTTGATCGCCCCGGTCGCACGGGATGGAGTGTCAGCGCAGCCGCCCCGAGAGGAACGGACCCGCCATGGCCGAGAGCAAGAGCAGCCCGTCGTCCGACACCAGCTGGGGCCGGGCCGTCGTCGTCGGCGGCGGGCACGCGGGGCTCGTCGCCGCGCGGGTCCTGGCCGACCACTTCGACGAGGTGCTCGTCCTGGAGCGCGACGCGCTGCGGCCGGACAGCGGGGTGCACCCCGGCGTCCCGCAGGGCTACCACGCGCACGCGCTCCTCGCCCGGGGCGGCGACGTCCTGGAGGACCTCTTCCCCGGTCTGCGGGCGGAACTCGCCGGCCTGGGCGCGCCCGTCTTCGACTACGGCGAGCGGATCAGCTTCCTGCTGCCGACCGGCTACGCGCCGCCCGACCCGGTCGGCGTGTCCATCCAGACCTTCACCCGTGACGAGCTGGAGCGGCGGCTGCGCCAGCGCGTTGCGGGGCTCCCCGCCGTGCGGCTGCTCGCCGCGACGTCCTGCGAGACGGTGACGGGCAGCGCCCCGGACCGCCTCGACCGGGTCCGCTACCGCGCCCGCGGCGCCGACGCGTCCACCGAGGTCGCCGCCGACCTGGTCGTGGACGCCTCAGGCCGTTCCACGTCGGTCGACCGCTGGCTCACCGAGGCGGGCCTCCCGGTGTCCGGCAGGACCGTGGTCAAGGCGAAGATCACCTACACGTCCGCGTGCTACGCCCGCCCGCCGGGGGACGAGCAGGACTTCGACGTCGCGTACCAGATGGCCTTCGCGCCCGGCGTGCCGCGCGGCGGCGTGGTGCTCGCCGTGGAGCACGACCGCTGGATGTGCTCGCTGTTCGGCGTCGACGGGCACGTGCCGCCCACCGACGACGAGGGCTACCTCGACTTCGCCCGCTCGCTGGGCAATCCGCGCCTGGCCGAGCAGATCAAGCGCGGCACCAGGGAGGGCGAGATCCACCGCTACACCAACCCCGGCAACGAGTGGCGCCTGCACCACAAGAACCCCCGCTGGCCCGAGCGCCTCA harbors:
- a CDS encoding PPOX class F420-dependent oxidoreductase codes for the protein MTDTPFAPRALLAESRLGVLATIKSDGRPQLSPVMPYYDQEADVVHVSMTEGRAKTANLRRDPRAALEVTSPDGRSWATAEGTVTLTGPGTDPYGPEVEALVRYYRAAAGEHPDWDEYRAVMVADRRVLMTMPVSHVYGEKLG
- a CDS encoding FAD-dependent monooxygenase → MAESKSSPSSDTSWGRAVVVGGGHAGLVAARVLADHFDEVLVLERDALRPDSGVHPGVPQGYHAHALLARGGDVLEDLFPGLRAELAGLGAPVFDYGERISFLLPTGYAPPDPVGVSIQTFTRDELERRLRQRVAGLPAVRLLAATSCETVTGSAPDRLDRVRYRARGADASTEVAADLVVDASGRSTSVDRWLTEAGLPVSGRTVVKAKITYTSACYARPPGDEQDFDVAYQMAFAPGVPRGGVVLAVEHDRWMCSLFGVDGHVPPTDDEGYLDFARSLGNPRLAEQIKRGTREGEIHRYTNPGNEWRLHHKNPRWPERLIAVGDAVCVFNPVYGQGLTVAALEADLLGRLLRHRRAHASGLDGLSRAYQRAAARVIQVPWTMASSSDLMWAPGTQPLPARFAHWYNQRVFALAVHDRGVWARFVRVLNMTAPPSLLFHPAVLAKVARHALTRRGRAG